From Diaminobutyricibacter sp. McL0608, one genomic window encodes:
- a CDS encoding ABC transporter substrate-binding protein translates to MKAARLSVIAGVAVLGIALAGCTGGGSSGGSSGGDAGANLTGKGPITYVQGKDNSNVVRPLIEKWNTAHPSEKVTFKEQTDQADQQHDDLVQHFQAKDPNYDVVDVDVVWTAEFAAKGWLQPLTGSLKMDNSAVLAPTVKAGTYNGTQYAAPQTTDGGILYYRKDLVPTPPATWDDMLKDCATAKAHNIGCYAGQFFKYEGLTVNAAEAINTNGGTVVGDDGKTVTVNSPEAKAGLTRLTDAFKNGDIPKDAITFQEEQGRMAFEAGKLLFLRNWPYVYNLAKTDGSSTVKNTFGIAPLPGVSGPGVSSLGGHNAAISVYSKHKATAFEFLKFLQSEETQKFFVTQGSLAPVLSALYDDATLNTQLPYLSTLKTSIANAVPRPVSPFYPAITTAVQDNTYAALKGDKTVDQALKDMAAAIQTATAGG, encoded by the coding sequence ATGAAAGCAGCACGTCTCTCCGTCATAGCCGGAGTCGCCGTCCTCGGTATCGCACTCGCCGGATGTACCGGCGGGGGGTCATCTGGTGGATCGTCCGGCGGAGACGCCGGCGCAAACCTCACGGGCAAGGGTCCGATCACCTACGTCCAGGGCAAGGACAACAGCAATGTCGTGCGCCCGCTCATCGAGAAATGGAATACAGCACATCCCAGCGAGAAGGTCACGTTCAAGGAGCAGACCGACCAGGCGGACCAGCAGCACGACGACCTCGTGCAGCACTTCCAGGCGAAGGACCCCAATTACGACGTCGTCGATGTCGACGTGGTGTGGACGGCCGAGTTCGCCGCGAAGGGCTGGCTGCAACCCCTGACCGGCAGTTTGAAGATGGACAACTCCGCGGTCCTCGCTCCGACCGTCAAGGCCGGCACGTACAACGGCACCCAATACGCAGCACCACAGACCACGGATGGAGGCATCCTCTACTACCGCAAAGACCTGGTACCCACGCCGCCCGCGACCTGGGACGACATGCTCAAGGACTGCGCGACCGCCAAGGCGCACAACATCGGATGCTACGCCGGCCAGTTCTTCAAGTACGAAGGCCTGACGGTCAATGCGGCTGAGGCGATCAACACCAACGGCGGCACCGTCGTCGGCGACGACGGCAAGACCGTCACGGTCAACAGCCCCGAAGCGAAGGCCGGGCTCACCCGCCTGACCGATGCGTTCAAGAACGGTGACATTCCCAAGGACGCCATCACCTTCCAGGAGGAGCAGGGCCGCATGGCTTTCGAAGCCGGAAAGCTCCTGTTCCTGCGCAACTGGCCGTACGTCTACAACCTGGCCAAGACCGACGGCAGCTCGACGGTCAAGAACACCTTCGGCATCGCACCCCTCCCGGGTGTGAGCGGTCCTGGTGTCTCCAGCCTGGGTGGCCACAACGCCGCGATCAGCGTGTACTCCAAGCACAAGGCGACCGCATTCGAGTTCCTGAAGTTCCTGCAGAGCGAAGAGACCCAGAAGTTCTTCGTGACCCAGGGTTCGCTGGCACCGGTGCTCTCCGCCCTGTACGACGACGCGACGCTGAACACGCAGCTGCCGTACCTGTCCACCCTGAAGACGTCGATCGCGAACGCGGTCCCGCGTCCGGTCTCGCCGTTCTACCCGGCCATCACCACCGCCGTTCAGGACAACACCTACGCCGCCCTGAAGGGTGACAAGACTGTTGACCAGGCGCTGAAGGACATGGCGGCCGCGATTCAGACGGCGACAGCCGGCGGCTGA
- a CDS encoding glycoside hydrolase family 13 protein, with amino-acid sequence MGVAEPTDWWRDAVIYQIYPRSFADSDGDGIGDLRGVAGHLGYLSELGIDALWFSPFYVSPQADAGYDVADYRDIDPLFGTLADFDALLANAHGRGLRVIVDLVPNHTSKEHAWFREAVAAEPGSAARERYLFRDGLGRHGELAPNNWTSVFGGSAWTQVDDGREAPQWYLHLFDPAQPDLNWRNPEVIAEFKDILRFWLDRGVDGFRIDVAHGLVKQAGLPDWHIKSAELEGGGNRGPMWDQDDVHDIYRGWNAVLAEYAGDRILVAEAWVAPAERLSRYVRSDEMQQAFNFDFMTVGWDPVGMKESIDRALTTNAAVGATTTWVLSNHDVVRHASRFGLKDATSWPRGIGAHEEQPDAALGLSRARAATLFVLALPGSAYIYEGEELGLPEHTTLPDDVRQDPSFARTGGAETGRDGARVPIPWVADAPAYGFSPTGATWLPQPPAFAALAADRQEGVEGSTLELYRAALRLRREHGLGRGALEWTGADAAHLSFANRGVRVLTNFGARPLPLPVGARILLASEPDAVVDGALAPDRTVWFAQ; translated from the coding sequence ATGGGGGTGGCCGAACCGACCGACTGGTGGCGGGATGCGGTCATCTATCAGATCTACCCGCGGTCGTTCGCGGACTCCGACGGTGACGGCATCGGCGACCTCCGCGGCGTCGCCGGGCATCTCGGCTACCTGTCCGAGCTGGGCATCGACGCACTCTGGTTCTCCCCCTTCTATGTGTCGCCGCAGGCCGACGCCGGTTACGACGTCGCCGACTATCGCGACATCGACCCGTTGTTCGGCACGCTGGCCGACTTCGACGCTCTTCTCGCGAATGCGCACGGCCGGGGCCTCAGGGTGATCGTCGACCTCGTGCCGAACCACACCTCGAAGGAGCATGCGTGGTTCCGGGAGGCTGTCGCTGCGGAACCGGGCAGCGCGGCCAGGGAGCGCTACCTGTTCCGCGACGGTCTCGGGAGACACGGCGAGCTCGCGCCGAACAACTGGACGTCCGTGTTCGGCGGCTCCGCCTGGACGCAGGTCGACGATGGCCGCGAGGCTCCCCAGTGGTATCTCCACCTGTTCGACCCGGCCCAGCCCGATCTGAACTGGCGCAACCCGGAGGTGATCGCCGAGTTCAAGGACATCCTGCGGTTCTGGCTTGACCGCGGTGTCGACGGGTTCCGCATCGATGTCGCGCACGGGCTCGTCAAGCAGGCCGGCCTTCCTGACTGGCACATCAAGTCGGCCGAGCTCGAGGGCGGCGGCAACCGCGGCCCGATGTGGGACCAGGACGATGTGCACGACATCTATCGCGGCTGGAACGCGGTGCTCGCGGAGTACGCGGGCGACCGCATCCTGGTGGCCGAGGCCTGGGTCGCACCCGCCGAACGACTGAGCCGCTACGTGCGCAGCGACGAGATGCAGCAGGCCTTCAACTTCGACTTCATGACGGTCGGCTGGGACCCCGTCGGCATGAAGGAGTCGATCGATCGGGCGCTGACCACCAACGCCGCGGTCGGCGCGACGACGACGTGGGTCCTGTCGAACCACGATGTCGTGCGCCATGCCTCCCGGTTCGGACTCAAGGATGCGACGAGCTGGCCACGCGGGATCGGCGCGCATGAAGAGCAGCCGGATGCGGCCCTCGGGCTGAGCCGCGCACGGGCGGCGACGCTCTTCGTACTCGCACTCCCGGGCTCCGCGTACATCTATGAAGGGGAGGAGCTGGGTCTCCCGGAGCACACGACGCTCCCCGACGACGTGCGTCAGGACCCGAGCTTCGCGCGTACGGGCGGCGCCGAGACCGGTCGCGACGGCGCCAGGGTGCCGATCCCCTGGGTGGCGGATGCTCCGGCGTACGGCTTCAGCCCGACCGGCGCGACCTGGCTGCCGCAGCCTCCCGCCTTCGCCGCGCTCGCCGCCGACCGGCAGGAGGGCGTCGAGGGCTCGACGCTCGAGTTGTACCGCGCGGCACTCCGGCTGCGCCGTGAGCACGGTCTCGGGCGCGGTGCGCTCGAGTGGACGGGGGCGGATGCGGCACACCTGTCGTTCGCGAACCGCGGCGTGCGGGTGCTGACGAACTTCGGGGCGCGACCCCTCCCGCTGCCCGTCGGCGCGCGCATCCTTCTCGCCAGCGAACCGGATGCGGTGGTCGACGGGGCTCTCGCCCCCGACCGGACGGTGTGGTTCGCCCAGTAA
- a CDS encoding ABC transporter ATP-binding protein translates to MRGPAVGRGGRVSGGDVAAQKALNATAPKIQHLMRRISGLFTPHKGALVMTVILVLVGAALSVVPPLLTQRAFDDGLFPKSGVPDMPVLISIVVVMIVVFVTSALLGVWQTYLTASVGNKVMGALRVRLFSHLQSMELSFFTKTKTGIIQSRLQNDVGGVASVLTNTVSSVLGNTVTVIAAFVAMLLLNWQLTVIAVILMPILVIAQRRVGQVRARIATKTQESLSDMTAITQETLSVSGILLSKSFNRQATEVGRYDDENQNQIRLQVSQSMSGQWFFAMVNVFLSSIPAIVYLVAGWLILGGANDISAGTIVAFTTVQARLLFPLLGLMRVALDLQTSGALFARIFEYLDLKPAIADRPGAVPVDTSHDLGRVEFDHVTFRYPDARPGERATLDDVSFVIEPGEFAAFVGPSGAGKTTVSYLIPRFYDATAGRIVFGDTELRDLEQESLVSHIGVVSQETYLFHATIAENLRYAKPDATQEQIETAAKLANIHETIAGFPDGYETIVGERGYRLSGGEKQRIAIARVLLKNPEVLILDEATSALDSISERVVQAALDTASRGRTTIAIAHRLSTIVAADVIFVIDHGRVVERGTHRELMDRGGVYARLYAEQTEGASSAVLD, encoded by the coding sequence ATGCGTGGGCCCGCCGTCGGACGTGGTGGCCGGGTGAGCGGCGGAGACGTCGCTGCACAGAAGGCGTTGAACGCGACCGCGCCGAAGATCCAGCACCTGATGCGGCGCATCAGCGGCCTGTTCACCCCCCACAAGGGCGCGTTGGTCATGACCGTCATCCTCGTGCTGGTCGGGGCCGCACTGTCGGTGGTGCCTCCGCTGCTGACCCAGCGTGCTTTCGACGACGGGCTCTTCCCGAAGAGCGGGGTGCCCGACATGCCGGTGCTCATCTCGATCGTGGTCGTGATGATCGTCGTCTTCGTCACGTCGGCACTTCTCGGCGTCTGGCAGACATATCTGACCGCATCCGTCGGCAACAAGGTGATGGGCGCGCTCCGCGTGCGCCTGTTCAGTCACCTCCAGTCGATGGAGCTCAGCTTCTTCACCAAGACCAAGACCGGCATCATCCAGTCGCGACTGCAGAACGACGTCGGCGGCGTTGCGAGCGTGCTGACCAACACCGTCTCCAGCGTTCTCGGCAACACCGTGACCGTGATCGCCGCCTTCGTCGCCATGCTCCTGCTCAACTGGCAGCTGACCGTCATCGCCGTCATACTCATGCCGATCCTCGTGATCGCCCAGCGACGGGTCGGGCAGGTCCGGGCCCGCATCGCCACGAAGACGCAGGAATCGCTGTCCGACATGACGGCGATCACGCAGGAGACACTGAGCGTCTCCGGCATCCTGCTGTCGAAGAGCTTCAACCGCCAGGCGACCGAGGTCGGCCGGTACGACGACGAGAACCAGAACCAGATCCGCCTCCAGGTCAGCCAGTCGATGAGCGGCCAGTGGTTCTTCGCGATGGTCAACGTCTTCCTGTCGAGCATCCCGGCCATCGTCTACCTGGTCGCCGGCTGGCTCATCCTCGGCGGGGCGAACGACATCAGCGCCGGAACGATCGTGGCTTTCACCACCGTGCAGGCCCGGCTGCTGTTCCCGCTCCTCGGCCTCATGCGCGTCGCGCTCGACCTCCAGACGTCAGGGGCGCTCTTCGCGCGCATCTTCGAATACCTCGACCTGAAGCCGGCCATCGCCGACCGGCCGGGCGCTGTCCCCGTCGACACCTCGCATGACCTCGGCCGGGTCGAATTCGACCACGTGACCTTCCGGTATCCGGATGCGCGACCCGGCGAGCGCGCGACGCTCGACGACGTTTCGTTCGTCATCGAGCCGGGGGAGTTCGCGGCGTTCGTCGGCCCCTCGGGTGCGGGGAAGACCACGGTGTCCTACCTGATCCCTCGGTTCTACGACGCGACCGCCGGCCGGATCGTCTTCGGCGACACCGAACTGCGCGACCTCGAGCAGGAGTCGCTCGTCTCGCATATCGGCGTGGTCAGCCAGGAGACCTATCTATTCCACGCGACGATCGCAGAGAATCTCCGGTACGCGAAGCCGGATGCGACCCAGGAACAGATCGAGACGGCGGCGAAGCTGGCGAACATCCACGAGACCATCGCCGGGTTCCCCGATGGCTACGAGACGATCGTCGGCGAACGCGGCTACCGCCTGTCGGGCGGCGAGAAGCAGCGCATCGCAATCGCCCGGGTGCTGCTGAAGAACCCCGAGGTGCTCATCCTCGACGAGGCCACCAGCGCGCTCGACTCGATCTCGGAGCGGGTGGTGCAGGCTGCGCTCGACACGGCGTCCAGAGGTCGCACGACGATCGCGATCGCTCATCGGCTGTCGACGATCGTGGCCGCAGACGTGATCTTCGTGATCGACCACGGCCGGGTGGTCGAGCGGGGCACCCACCGGGAGCTCATGGATCGCGGCGGCGTGTACGCGCGCCTGTACGCGGAGCAGACCGAGGGTGCGTCGTCGGCTGTGCTCGACTGA
- a CDS encoding Nramp family divalent metal transporter, giving the protein MSVDVAGRTGRRSPGRRRSRARVLLLLGPAFVAAIAYVDPGNVAANLTAGAEYGYLLVWVLVAANAIAVFVQYQSAKLGIVTGSSLPELLGQRLSTGPRRAFWVQAELVAAATDLAEVIGGAVALNLLFGVPLPLGGLIVGVVAIGILAVQSRRGQRSFEVVIVGLLAVIAIGFLAGLFVSPVDWRAAAGGLVPRFDGAPTVLLAASMLGATVMPHAIYLHSSLARDRHGHQLDEKVVSRLLRVTRLDVFGALAVAGAVNIAMLLLAAASLGGQSGTNTIEGAHAAITATLGPVIGAVFAIGLLASGFASASVGSYAGATIMSGLLTVRVPLLLRRVVTLIPAIAILAAGVEPTWALVISQVFLSLGIPFALVPLIRLTSNKAVMGDRADGRGMRILGWLIATLVVVLNAALVVLTIVGLT; this is encoded by the coding sequence ATGTCAGTCGACGTCGCGGGCCGCACCGGGCGTCGTTCGCCCGGTCGTCGAAGGTCGCGCGCCCGCGTGCTGCTGCTGCTCGGCCCGGCGTTCGTCGCGGCGATCGCCTACGTCGACCCCGGTAACGTCGCAGCGAACCTGACCGCAGGCGCAGAATACGGCTACCTGCTCGTCTGGGTCCTCGTCGCCGCCAACGCGATCGCCGTCTTCGTGCAATACCAGTCCGCGAAGCTCGGAATCGTCACCGGCTCCAGCCTCCCCGAACTGCTCGGTCAGCGGCTGTCGACCGGGCCACGCAGGGCGTTCTGGGTGCAGGCCGAACTGGTCGCCGCCGCCACGGACCTGGCCGAGGTCATCGGTGGCGCAGTCGCACTCAACCTGCTGTTCGGCGTACCGTTGCCACTCGGCGGGCTGATCGTCGGCGTCGTCGCGATCGGCATCCTCGCCGTGCAGTCCCGACGCGGGCAGCGCTCGTTCGAGGTCGTCATCGTCGGGCTGCTCGCCGTGATCGCGATCGGGTTCCTCGCGGGTCTATTCGTGAGCCCGGTCGACTGGCGTGCCGCCGCCGGTGGCCTCGTCCCGCGCTTCGACGGCGCACCGACCGTGCTCCTCGCCGCCAGCATGCTCGGTGCCACTGTCATGCCGCACGCCATCTACCTCCACTCCTCCCTCGCACGCGATCGCCACGGCCACCAGCTCGACGAGAAGGTCGTCTCCCGGCTGCTGCGCGTGACACGCCTCGATGTTTTCGGTGCGCTCGCAGTCGCCGGTGCGGTCAACATCGCGATGCTCCTGCTCGCGGCCGCCAGCCTCGGCGGCCAGAGCGGAACGAACACCATCGAGGGCGCCCACGCGGCGATCACCGCGACCCTGGGTCCCGTCATCGGGGCGGTGTTCGCGATCGGACTCCTCGCATCCGGGTTCGCGTCGGCATCCGTCGGCAGCTATGCGGGCGCGACGATCATGTCCGGGCTGCTGACGGTGCGCGTGCCACTGCTGCTGCGCCGGGTCGTCACTCTCATCCCCGCGATCGCGATCCTCGCGGCGGGCGTCGAGCCGACGTGGGCGCTGGTGATCAGCCAGGTCTTCCTGAGCCTCGGCATCCCGTTCGCGCTGGTGCCGCTCATCCGGCTGACCTCGAACAAAGCGGTGATGGGCGACCGCGCCGACGGCCGCGGGATGCGCATCCTGGGCTGGCTCATCGCAACTCTCGTTGTCGTGCTGAACGCTGCACTCGTCGTCCTCACGATCGTCGGCCTCACATAG
- a CDS encoding metal-dependent transcriptional regulator, with protein sequence MPVSDLSTTAQDYLKVIWAATEWSATPITVKQLAERMGVRAATVSDGIRRLAEQGLLVHEPYGSIELTDAGRANAVAMVRRHRLLETFLVEVLGYGWDEVHDEAEVLEHAVSDTLIDRIDRRLGYPSRDPHGDPIPTPDGTPHRPDALPLVEAQVGVALVVTRISDADPAVLRYLADRGIHLDTVLTVTEQRGFAGDATVSLDGSAAAVDLGETAASAVWVTPRS encoded by the coding sequence ATGCCCGTGTCCGACCTGTCGACCACCGCGCAGGATTACCTCAAAGTGATCTGGGCGGCGACCGAGTGGTCGGCGACCCCCATCACCGTCAAACAGCTGGCGGAACGGATGGGCGTGCGGGCGGCCACCGTCTCGGACGGCATCCGTCGGCTCGCCGAGCAGGGCCTCCTCGTGCACGAGCCGTACGGAAGCATCGAGCTCACCGACGCCGGTCGCGCGAATGCGGTGGCGATGGTGCGACGGCATCGCCTGCTCGAGACGTTCCTCGTCGAGGTGCTCGGCTACGGGTGGGACGAAGTGCACGACGAGGCCGAGGTGCTGGAGCATGCCGTCTCGGACACGCTCATCGACCGCATCGACCGCCGGCTCGGCTACCCCTCACGCGACCCGCACGGTGACCCCATCCCGACGCCCGACGGGACTCCGCACCGGCCGGATGCGCTCCCCCTCGTCGAGGCGCAGGTCGGCGTCGCGCTCGTGGTCACGCGCATCTCGGATGCGGACCCGGCCGTCCTCCGCTACCTCGCCGACCGGGGCATCCACCTGGACACCGTGCTGACCGTGACGGAGCAGCGCGGCTTCGCGGGTGACGCGACCGTCTCCCTGGATGGTTCGGCTGCGGCCGTCGACCTCGGCGAGACCGCCGCTTCCGCCGTCTGGGTGACCCCACGGTCGTAG
- a CDS encoding cystathionine beta-synthase, with the protein MKYAETVLELVGNTPLVKLHKVAEGTAATVLVKVEYLNPGGSSKDRIASRIIDAAERDGLLKPGGTIVEPTSGNTGVGLALVAQQRGYRCVFVLPDKVGEDKRNVLTAYGAEIVVTPTSVPPEHPDSYYSVSDRLAAEIPGAFKPNQYANPNGPLSHYETTGPEIWRDTDGRVTHVVAGVGTGGTISGVGRYLKEVSEGRVRIVGADPEGSVYSGGSGRPYLVEGVGEDFWPAAYDPSVVDVVIPVSDADSFAMTRRLAREEGLLVGGSSGMAVVAALHAAADLGPDDIVVVILPDGGRGYLGKIFNDKWMRSYGFSDVPHEATVHDIIGTKSRDLPDLVHVHPSDTVRDAIQIMAQYGVSQLPVLTAEPPVVIGEVAGAIDETALLDAVFTGRAQMNDDIGAFTGEPLGLIGANEPVSAARTALGTASALLVTDEGKPVAVLTRQDLLNFLSA; encoded by the coding sequence GTGAAGTATGCGGAGACCGTCCTCGAGCTGGTCGGAAACACGCCCCTCGTCAAGCTCCACAAAGTCGCTGAGGGGACCGCGGCGACGGTGCTCGTCAAAGTCGAGTACCTGAACCCGGGAGGTTCTTCGAAGGACCGGATCGCGTCGCGCATCATCGATGCTGCCGAGCGCGACGGGCTCCTGAAACCGGGCGGGACCATCGTCGAGCCGACGAGCGGGAACACCGGCGTCGGCCTCGCCCTGGTGGCGCAGCAGCGCGGGTATCGGTGCGTCTTCGTGCTGCCCGACAAGGTGGGCGAAGACAAGAGGAACGTGCTCACCGCGTACGGCGCCGAGATCGTCGTGACGCCGACGTCGGTGCCCCCTGAGCATCCTGACTCCTATTACAGTGTCTCCGACCGGCTGGCGGCAGAGATCCCCGGTGCCTTCAAACCGAACCAGTACGCCAACCCGAACGGCCCGCTCAGCCACTATGAGACGACGGGCCCGGAGATCTGGCGGGACACCGACGGCCGGGTCACCCACGTCGTCGCCGGCGTCGGCACGGGCGGGACGATCAGCGGTGTCGGCCGCTACCTCAAAGAGGTGTCGGAGGGCCGCGTGCGCATCGTCGGCGCCGACCCCGAGGGCTCCGTGTACTCCGGCGGCTCGGGCCGCCCCTACCTTGTCGAAGGCGTCGGCGAGGACTTCTGGCCGGCCGCCTACGATCCGAGTGTCGTGGATGTGGTCATCCCCGTCTCCGACGCCGATTCGTTCGCAATGACGCGACGTCTCGCCCGCGAGGAGGGCCTCCTCGTCGGCGGTTCGAGCGGCATGGCGGTGGTCGCCGCGTTGCACGCCGCCGCCGACCTCGGCCCCGACGACATCGTGGTGGTGATCCTGCCGGACGGGGGCCGCGGCTATCTGGGCAAGATCTTCAACGACAAGTGGATGCGGTCCTACGGTTTCAGCGACGTCCCGCACGAGGCGACGGTGCACGACATCATCGGCACCAAGAGTCGTGACCTTCCCGACCTCGTGCACGTGCATCCGAGCGACACCGTGCGGGACGCCATCCAGATCATGGCCCAGTACGGGGTCTCGCAGCTGCCGGTGCTCACTGCGGAGCCGCCGGTCGTCATCGGAGAGGTGGCCGGGGCCATCGACGAGACGGCGCTCCTCGATGCCGTCTTCACCGGGCGTGCACAGATGAACGACGACATCGGCGCGTTCACGGGGGAACCGCTGGGCCTGATCGGTGCGAACGAGCCGGTCTCGGCCGCACGGACGGCTCTCGGCACGGCAAGTGCCCTGCTCGTCACCGACGAGGGCAAGCCGGTCGCCGTGCTCACCCGGCAAGACCTGCTGAACTTCCTGAGCGCCTGA
- a CDS encoding cystathionine gamma-synthase, whose protein sequence is MADTRQGFDTRAIHDGQESDPATGAIIPPIYQTATFVQDGIGVLRGGFEYGRSGNPTRASLETLVASLEGGRRGFSFASGLAAEDALLRAVLSPGDHVVLGNDVYGGTHRLINRVHGAWGVRNTTVDLGDLGAVKTALGTEGTRILWIETPSNPLMKISDIAALAEFGHGAGALVVVDNTFASPALQQPLALGADVIVHSTTKYLGGHSDVIGGALIIDDEELAEKVGFIQFAAGAVSSPMDAWLTVRGIKTLGVRMARHSANAQAIAEALVDHPAIEAVYYPGLPTHPGHALAAHQMSAFGGMLSVALAGGASAARRFAESTTVFQLAESLGGVESLIGYPSEMTHASVRGTALEVPDNVVRLSVGIEDAADLLADIEAALSR, encoded by the coding sequence ATGGCTGACACCCGCCAGGGCTTCGACACGCGCGCCATCCACGACGGCCAGGAGTCGGATCCGGCCACCGGTGCGATCATCCCGCCGATCTACCAGACCGCGACCTTCGTGCAGGACGGCATCGGGGTGCTGCGCGGCGGGTTCGAGTACGGCCGGTCGGGCAACCCGACCCGCGCCTCCCTCGAGACGCTCGTCGCCTCGCTCGAGGGCGGCAGGCGCGGCTTCTCGTTCGCCTCGGGCCTCGCCGCCGAGGATGCCCTGCTGCGCGCGGTGCTCTCGCCGGGCGACCATGTCGTGCTCGGCAACGATGTCTACGGCGGAACGCACCGCCTCATCAATCGGGTGCACGGCGCCTGGGGCGTGCGCAACACGACCGTCGACCTCGGCGACCTGGGTGCGGTGAAGACGGCGCTCGGCACCGAGGGCACGCGCATCCTCTGGATCGAGACGCCGAGCAACCCGCTGATGAAGATCAGCGACATCGCGGCGCTCGCAGAGTTCGGCCATGGGGCCGGCGCGCTCGTCGTCGTCGACAACACGTTCGCCTCGCCCGCTCTCCAGCAGCCGCTCGCCCTCGGGGCCGACGTGATCGTGCACTCCACGACGAAATACCTCGGTGGCCACTCCGACGTCATCGGGGGCGCGCTCATCATCGACGATGAAGAACTCGCCGAGAAGGTCGGTTTCATCCAGTTCGCCGCAGGAGCGGTGTCGTCACCGATGGATGCGTGGCTCACCGTGCGGGGGATCAAGACGCTGGGGGTGCGGATGGCCCGCCACTCCGCGAACGCGCAGGCGATCGCCGAGGCTCTGGTCGACCATCCCGCGATCGAGGCGGTGTACTATCCGGGCCTGCCGACGCATCCGGGTCACGCGCTCGCCGCGCACCAGATGAGCGCATTCGGCGGGATGCTCTCCGTCGCGCTCGCAGGGGGAGCATCCGCAGCGCGCCGCTTCGCCGAATCGACCACCGTCTTCCAGCTGGCGGAATCTCTTGGCGGGGTCGAGTCGCTGATCGGCTACCCGTCGGAGATGACGCACGCTTCGGTCCGCGGAACGGCGCTCGAAGTGCCGGACAACGTCGTCAGGCTGTCCGTCGGGATCGAGGATGCGGCCGACCTGCTCGCCGACATCGAGGCGGCACTCTCCCGCTGA
- a CDS encoding glycosyltransferase, protein MSNTSLPLALDIVVPVYNEQATLDTSIRRLHDYLTGQIDVAWRITIADNASTDATGVIAERLVTELSGVMAVHLAEKGRGRALKQVWGSSPAEVLVYLDEDLSTDLAALPPLVAPLLSGHSDLAIGTRLGRSARVTRGGRREFISRSYNLLLRRTMAVGFTDAQCGFKAIRRDVADRLLPLVEDNAWFFDTELLILAERAGMRIHEIPVDWVDDPDSSVDIVSTAVEDIRGMLRVGSNIARGRIPLEAIYAEFGRRPFEPPRPPGFFGQVVRFGAVGLLSTAAFALLYLMLQTVMAAQAANFVALLLTTVANTWANRRFTFGVRGRPGAVRHQFQGLIVFGIAWAMTSGSLLLLNVTAPNASAEVELIVLTVANLLATLVRFALLRLWVFRAQTRRGGRTSAPIERPAQAGGPDAKAAHQPHHRGQPAHVPTPSDLNTAVADGLRQEANPS, encoded by the coding sequence ATGTCGAACACCTCCCTCCCTCTCGCTCTCGACATCGTCGTGCCCGTGTACAACGAGCAGGCGACGCTCGACACCAGCATCCGCCGGCTCCACGACTACCTCACCGGGCAGATCGACGTCGCCTGGCGCATCACGATCGCCGACAACGCGAGCACGGATGCGACGGGCGTGATCGCCGAGCGGCTCGTGACCGAGCTGTCCGGCGTGATGGCGGTGCATCTGGCCGAGAAGGGACGCGGACGCGCGCTCAAACAGGTGTGGGGCAGCTCGCCGGCGGAGGTGCTCGTCTACCTCGACGAAGACCTCTCGACCGACCTGGCAGCCCTTCCGCCGCTGGTGGCGCCACTCCTGTCCGGCCACTCCGATCTCGCGATCGGCACCCGTCTCGGGCGCAGCGCACGGGTCACCCGCGGAGGCAGACGTGAGTTCATCTCGCGCAGCTACAACCTGCTCCTGCGCCGCACGATGGCCGTCGGGTTCACGGACGCGCAGTGCGGCTTCAAGGCGATCCGCCGCGACGTCGCAGACCGGCTCCTTCCGCTCGTCGAAGACAACGCGTGGTTCTTCGACACCGAGCTGCTGATCCTCGCCGAGCGGGCCGGGATGCGCATCCACGAGATCCCGGTCGACTGGGTCGACGACCCCGACAGCTCGGTCGACATCGTGTCGACGGCGGTCGAGGACATCCGTGGGATGCTGCGGGTCGGCTCCAACATCGCGCGGGGCCGCATCCCGCTCGAAGCGATCTACGCAGAGTTCGGGCGAAGGCCGTTCGAGCCGCCGAGGCCACCGGGGTTCTTCGGCCAGGTCGTGCGTTTCGGGGCGGTCGGATTGCTCTCCACGGCGGCATTCGCGCTCCTCTATCTCATGCTGCAGACCGTGATGGCGGCGCAGGCTGCGAATTTCGTCGCGCTGCTGCTCACGACCGTGGCGAACACCTGGGCCAACCGGCGCTTCACCTTCGGCGTGCGGGGGAGGCCCGGGGCGGTCAGGCACCAGTTCCAGGGACTGATCGTGTTCGGCATCGCGTGGGCGATGACGAGCGGATCCCTTCTGCTGCTGAACGTCACCGCACCGAACGCCTCCGCCGAGGTCGAGCTGATCGTCCTGACCGTGGCGAACCTGCTCGCGACGCTGGTCCGGTTCGCGCTGCTCCGGCTCTGGGTGTTCAGAGCGCAGACGCGGCGCGGCGGGCGGACGTCGGCTCCGATCGAGCGGCCGGCTCAGGCCGGCGGACCGGATGCGAAAGCCGCCCACCAGCCGCATCACCGCGGACAGCCCGCCCACGTTCCCACACCATCCGATCTCAACACGGCCGTCGCGGACGGCCTCCGACAGGAAGCGAATCCCTCATGA